A portion of the Falco naumanni isolate bFalNau1 chromosome 9, bFalNau1.pat, whole genome shotgun sequence genome contains these proteins:
- the FFAR4 gene encoding free fatty acid receptor 4 isoform X2, protein MPGPRSTPGENRTLFPFFSDFRGHNATALRIGESSALASIFLLALVGNIWGICLLARRQRRLRAANCLILNLFCADLLFITAIPFIAVVRWTESWVLGDVVCHMLFYVVSLSGTVVILSLSAVSLERVASIAQLRHAACRRRKEIQICTLAWPSIAGEIVWGVTFVVVFFLIPGLVIVVSYSKILQITKASRRSLNAGLAYSENHQMRVSQQDYKLFRALFVLMVSFFIMWSPIIIIILLILVQNYKQDLNILPSVFFWIVLFTFANSAVNPILYNVTHFRRKCQEIFLCCTGNPVRHGAGTETTARRSNHEQPNLYFITR, encoded by the exons ATGCCGGGACCCAGGAGCACACCAGGGGAGAACAGGactctcttccccttcttctctGACTTCAGGGGCCACAATGCGACGGCCCTCCGCATCGGCGAGTCGTCCGCCCTGGCCTCCATCTTCCTGCTGGCCTTGGTGGGAAACATCTGGGGCATCTGCCTGCTGGCGCGGCGGCAGCGCCGGCTGCGTGCTGCCAACTGCCTCATCCTCAACCTCTTCTGCGCCGACCTGCTCTTTATCACCGCCATCCCCTTCATCGCTGTCGTGCGCTGGACCGAGTCCTGGGTCTTGGGCGACGTCGTCTGCCACATGCTCTTCTACGTGGTGAGCCTCAGCGGCACCGTCGTCATCCTGTCCCTGTCGGCCGTCAGCCTGGAGCGCGTCGCCAGCATCGCCCAGCTGCGCCACGCCGCCTGCCGCCGCCGCAAG gAGATTCAGATTTGCACCTTGGCTTGGCCCAGCATTGCAGGAGAAATAGTTTGGGGTGTCacctttgttgttgttttctttctaataccAGGATTAGTCATTGTCGTCAGTTATTCCAAAATCTTACAG ATTACAAAAGCATCAAGAAGAAGTTTAAATGCTGGTTTAGCCTACTCAGAAAATCATCAGATGCGTGTTTCCCAGCAAGACTACAAACTGTTCCGAGCCCTCTTTGTGTTGATGGTCTCTTTCTTCATCATGTGGAGTCcaattataataattattcttttaattttagtCCAGAATTACAAACAAGATCTAAATATTTTGCCATCAGTTTTCTTCTGGATAGTGTTATTCACTTTTGCCAACTCTGCTGTCAATCCAATTTTGTATAATGTTACCCATTTCAGACGTAAATGTCAGgaaatttttctctgttgtaCAGGGAACCCTGTAAGGCATGGGGCTGGTACAGAAACCACTGCAAGAAGAAGTAACCATGAACAAccaaatttgtatttcattacCCGATAA
- the FFAR4 gene encoding free fatty acid receptor 4 isoform X1, producing the protein MPGPRSTPGENRTLFPFFSDFRGHNATALRIGESSALASIFLLALVGNIWGICLLARRQRRLRAANCLILNLFCADLLFITAIPFIAVVRWTESWVLGDVVCHMLFYVVSLSGTVVILSLSAVSLERVASIAQLRHAACRRRKALAAALLLIWGFAALATLPLCCFFTVVRLPAAGGEEIQICTLAWPSIAGEIVWGVTFVVVFFLIPGLVIVVSYSKILQITKASRRSLNAGLAYSENHQMRVSQQDYKLFRALFVLMVSFFIMWSPIIIIILLILVQNYKQDLNILPSVFFWIVLFTFANSAVNPILYNVTHFRRKCQEIFLCCTGNPVRHGAGTETTARRSNHEQPNLYFITR; encoded by the exons ATGCCGGGACCCAGGAGCACACCAGGGGAGAACAGGactctcttccccttcttctctGACTTCAGGGGCCACAATGCGACGGCCCTCCGCATCGGCGAGTCGTCCGCCCTGGCCTCCATCTTCCTGCTGGCCTTGGTGGGAAACATCTGGGGCATCTGCCTGCTGGCGCGGCGGCAGCGCCGGCTGCGTGCTGCCAACTGCCTCATCCTCAACCTCTTCTGCGCCGACCTGCTCTTTATCACCGCCATCCCCTTCATCGCTGTCGTGCGCTGGACCGAGTCCTGGGTCTTGGGCGACGTCGTCTGCCACATGCTCTTCTACGTGGTGAGCCTCAGCGGCACCGTCGTCATCCTGTCCCTGTCGGCCGTCAGCCTGGAGCGCGTCGCCAGCATCGCCCAGCTGCGCCACGCCGCCTGCCGCCGCCGCAAGGCGCTGGCCGCCGCCCTCCTCCTCATCTGGGGCTTCGCCGCCCTCGCCACCCTCCcgctctgctgcttcttcaccGTGGTGCGgctgcccgccgccggcggCGAG gAGATTCAGATTTGCACCTTGGCTTGGCCCAGCATTGCAGGAGAAATAGTTTGGGGTGTCacctttgttgttgttttctttctaataccAGGATTAGTCATTGTCGTCAGTTATTCCAAAATCTTACAG ATTACAAAAGCATCAAGAAGAAGTTTAAATGCTGGTTTAGCCTACTCAGAAAATCATCAGATGCGTGTTTCCCAGCAAGACTACAAACTGTTCCGAGCCCTCTTTGTGTTGATGGTCTCTTTCTTCATCATGTGGAGTCcaattataataattattcttttaattttagtCCAGAATTACAAACAAGATCTAAATATTTTGCCATCAGTTTTCTTCTGGATAGTGTTATTCACTTTTGCCAACTCTGCTGTCAATCCAATTTTGTATAATGTTACCCATTTCAGACGTAAATGTCAGgaaatttttctctgttgtaCAGGGAACCCTGTAAGGCATGGGGCTGGTACAGAAACCACTGCAAGAAGAAGTAACCATGAACAAccaaatttgtatttcattacCCGATAA